In Hippoglossus stenolepis isolate QCI-W04-F060 chromosome 13, HSTE1.2, whole genome shotgun sequence, a single genomic region encodes these proteins:
- the LOC118120029 gene encoding TBC1 domain family member 8, translating to MWLNPEEVLLKNALKLWVTERSNAFFLLQRRRGHGESTGRITGLLVGALDTVLDSNARVTPFRILLQVPGSQVSWVIASGAAIEELNKHWDWLLRNLLHSLSVFENKEDVASFVKGKVKGLIAEEVRGRQAAQEEEPEKFREALLKFELHFGLPSSEKLVTYYSCCCWKGRVPRQGLLYLSINHMAFYSFLLGKEVKFVIPWAEVTRLERVSTGLMTEAILVHTRQRQREFSMFLNLDEVFGVVGQLADIALRRLLDSEGLELDRVLQQPARITKRVLEEQALREYVLALFRLPRGERLHEVASCSVWTPHARCHTSGTLYTADNYLCFSSREEGNCILLIPLAEVLSIEKAESTNLLPNPVIVSLRTKKAFQLIELQDRDELVESLNSRLRALQWKQSMFRSKKDSRRSLRSPTPYYTFYYDTGHSDEEEIEEQVLRNTVNSEALMTAFHQNQPGTNGNKSMEQVKERLWDEHFSEFGRGVHMFRTEKIQRLVAMGIPESLRGELWMTLSDASSELESHQGYYTSLVKKSMGQSSLATEEIERDLHRSLPDHPAFQNPTGIAALRRVLTAYAHRNPKIGYCQSMNILASVLLLYAKEEEAFWLLVAVCERMLPDYFNRRVIGAQVDQSVFEELIRERLPELAEHVPDLSALSSVSLSWFLTLFLSVLPFHSAVCVVDCFFFHGIKANFQLGLAVLEANAAQLSACTDDGQALMILTGFLEQVGSEASSSPPSSPPSSPLSSPPAADERGRSDSEVPVVHANITDLINESYEKFGDLTVRQIERLRCRHRIRVLQAHEDTTKENALRLVTPDVSIPSENLADVYDLFKTEHFISLYWGDSSSAAAAEAAAWSYMDSGRSYLERQYRLDRPQFKSLYGLLVPWPGDSNQHMDTVANRTFTLLDQDQDNLVTFREFAGWLDTLYCEELNEKVRLLYRLHIPPALTESEDDPSLMKSPLLSTNRPLCVNKPSGGEEEVKEDYQEQLKRMLRDLAKEKEKDVKKPLPLMNQREFIQFCKTLYSMFHGEAEENDLFQAIATVTSLVLQIGEASHRGLSSSESEVTSQEEVKGAQPTQTAEDAGADKEWTISFAQILASLLTEQALVNFFEKPADLTEKISEAKEKQYQQRAGLLTLQRRSS from the exons ATGTGGCTGAACCCGGAGGAAGTTCTGCTGAAAAACGCTCTGAAGCTGTGGGTGACGGAGAGGAGCAATGccttcttcctcctgcagaggaggagaggccaCGGGGAGTCGACTGGCAGGATCACAG GTCTCCTGGTGGGAGCGCTGGACACGGTGTTGGACTCCAACGCCAGGGTCACGCCCTTCCGCATCCTCCTCCAGGTCCCAGGCTCCCAGGTCAGCTGGGTCATCGCGAGCG GAGCTGCCATAGAGGAGTTGAACAAGCACTGGGACTGGCTGCTCCGCAACCTGCtccactctctgtctgtgtttgagaaCAAGGAGGATGTCGCCAGCTTCGTCAAAGGAAAAGTGAAG ggCCTTATAGCGGAGGAGGTTCGGGGTCGCCAGGCtgctcaggaggaggagccgGAGAAGTTCAGGGAGGCTCTGCTGAAGTTCGAGTTGCACTTTGGCCTCCCGTCGTCGGAGAAGCTGGTGACGTActactcctgctgctgctggaagggCCGGGTGCCTCGGCAGGGCCTCCTCTACCTCAGTATCAACCACATGGCCTTCTACTCCTTCCTGCTGGGGAAGGAAG TAAAATTTGTCATTCCCTGGGCAGAGGTGACGCGGCTGGAGCGGGTCTCCACCGGTCTGATGACGGAGGCCATCCTGGTCCACACCCGGCAGCGGCAGAGGGAGTTCTCCATGTTCCTGAACCTGGATGAGGTGTTCGGGGTCGTAGGTCAGCTGGCTGACATTGCCCTCAGGCGGCTGCTGGACAGCGAGGGTCTGGAGCTGGACCGAGTTCTGCAGCAGCCGGCGCGCATCACCAAGAG GGTCCTGGAGGAACAGGCATTGAGGGAGTACGTCCTGGCTCTGTTTCGGCTCCCCCGCGGTGAGAGGCTCCACGAGGTGGCGTCCTGCTCGGTCTGGACGCCACACGCCCGCTGCCACACGAGTGGGACCCTCTACACTGCCGACAATTATCTGTGTTTCTCCAGCCGAGAGGAAGGCAACTGCATCCTGCTCATACCCCTCGCTGAG GTGTTGTCGATAGAAAAAGCAGAGAGCACCAACTTGCTTCCCAACCCCGTCATCGTGAGCCTCCGGACGAAGAAGGCGTTCCAGCTGATcgagctgcaggacagagacgaGCTGGTGGAGAGCCTGAACTCCAGACTCCGAGCTCTGCAGTGGAAACAGTCCATGTTCCGCAGCAAGAAAGACAGCAGGAGGAGTTTG CGCTCGCCGACCCCGTACTACACCTTCTACTACGACACTGGGCATTCAGATGAGGAGGAGATCGAGGAGCAGGTTCTGCGTAACACGGTCAACAGTGAGGCTCTGATGACGGCCTTCCACCAAAACCAACCAGGGACCAACGGCAACAAG agcatggagcaggtgaaggagcgGCTGTGGGACGAACACTTCTCCGAGTTTGGACGCGGCGTCCACATGTTCCGCACGGAGAAGATCCAAAGACTTGTTGCCATGGGGATACCGGAGTCCCTGCGAGGGGAGCTGTGGATGACGCTttctg atgCATCCTCAGAGCTGGAGTCTCATCAGGGCTACTACACCAGCCTGGTGAAGAAGTCCATGGGCCAGAGCAGCCTCGCCACCGAGGAGATCGAGCGGGACCTCCACCGCTCGCTGCCGGACCACCCTGCCTTCCAGAACCCCACCGGCATCGCTGCACTCCGACGTGTCCTCACCGCCTACGCTCATCGCAACCCAAAGATCGGATACTGTCAG TCTATGAACATCCTGGCGTCGGTGCTGCTGCTTTACGCCAAAGAGGAAGAAGCGTTCTGGCTGCTGGTGGCTGTTTGTGAGAGGATGCTGCCCGACTACTTCAACCGCAGAGTCATAG gagCTCAGGTGGACCAGTCTGTGTTCGAGGAGCTGATCAGGGAGCGTTTGCCGGAGCTGGCCGAGCACGTTCCAGACCTCTCCgccctctcctccgtctccctctcctggttcctcaccctcttcctcaGCGTCCTGCCCTTCCACAGCGCCGTCTGCGTGGTCGACTGCTTCTTCTTCCACGGAATCAAAGCCAACTTCCAGCTGGGTTTGGCCGTGCTGGAGGCCAACGCCGCTCAGCTCTCCGCCTGCACCGATGACGGACAAGCACTCATGATTCTCACAGG TTTTCTGGAGCAGGTTGGAAGTGAAGCGTCGTCTTCCCCTCCGTCGTCCCCTCCGTCGTCCCCTCTGTCGTCCCCGCCTGCTGCAGACGAGAGAGGCCGCAGCGACTCTGAGGTTCCCGTTGTTCACGCAAACATCACCGACCTCATCAATGAGTCGTACgag AAATTCGGAGACCTGACAGTGCGGCAGATTGAGAGGCTTCGCTGTCGACACAGGATCCGGGTGCTGCAGGCTCATGAAGACACCACCAAAGAAAACGCT TTAAGATTGGTGACTCCAGATGTTTCCATCCCTTCAGAGAACTTGGCTGACGTCTACGACCTCTTCAag ACTGAGCACTTTATCAGCCTGTACTGGGGCGACAGCAGctctgcggcggcggcggaggcggCAGCGTGGAGCTACATGGACTCCGGTCGCTCCTACCTGGAGCGGCAGTACCGGCTGGACCGGCCCCAGTTCAAGAGCCTGTACGGGCTGCTGGTGCCGTGGCCCGGGGACTCGAACCAGCACATGGACACGGTGGCCAACCGCACCTTCACGCTGCTGGACCAGGACCAAGACAACCTGGTGACGTTTCGAGAGTTTGCCGGCTGGCTGG ACACTTTGTACTGTGAGGAGCTGAATGAGAAAGTCCGGCTCCTCTATCGCCTCCACATCCCACCAG ctctgacagaaaGTGAGGATGACCCCTCTCTGATGAAGAGTCCCCTGCTCTCCACCAACAGACCCCTCTGTGTTAATAAGCCCTCAG gaggggaagaagaagtGAAGGAAGATTATCAGGAGCAGCTGAAGCGGATGCTGCGGGATTTGgccaaagagaaggagaaggatgTGAAGAAACCTCTGCCGCTCATGAACCAG CGGGAGTTCATCCAGTTCTGTAAGACCCTCTACAGCATGTTCCACGGCGAAGCGGAGGAGAACGACCTCTTCCAGGCCATCGCCACCGTCACCAGCCTCGTGCTGCAGATCGGCGAGGCCAGCCACCGTGGGCTCAGCTCCTCGGAGTCGGAGGTCACAAGccaggaggaggtgaaaggaGCGCAGCCCACCCAGACTGCTGAAGACGCAGGGGCAGATAAGGAGTGGACGATCAGTTTCGCTCAGATCCTGGCGTCGCTGCTGACTGAGCAGGCGCTGGTGAACTTCTTCGAGAAGCCGGCTGACCTCACGGAGAAAATCTCCGAGGCCAAGGAGAAGCAGTATCAGCAGCGGGCCGGTTTGCTCACGCTGCAGCGACGGAGCAGCTGA
- the pdcl3 gene encoding phosducin-like protein 3, with protein sequence MQDPNEDTEWNDILRKKGILPPKEIPKDDEEEELALKQQSLVKTYESMTLEELDENEDEFGEDDEAAIEMYRQKRLAEWKVSQLKNVFKEVVEISAQDYVKEVNQAGEGIWVVLHLYKQGIPLCTLINQHLSFLARKFPQTKFIKSISTTCIPNYPDRNLPTIFVYYEGEMKAQFIGPLVFGGMNLKVEELEWRLSESGAVKTDLEENPKKQIEDKLMSSIRCSLPTRKDSDSEEEDD encoded by the exons ATGCAG gACCCAAATGAAGACACAGAGTGGAACGATATCTTGAGGAAGAAAGGCATTCTTCCTCCCAAAGAGATACCTAAagatgacgaagaggaggagttgGCCCTCAAACAGCAGTCTCTCG TTAAAACGTATGAGAGCATGACACTGGAAGAACTGGATGAGAATGAAGACGAGTTCGGTGAGGATGATGAGGCTGCCATCGAGATGTACAG ACAGAAGCGTCTTGCTGAGTGGAAGGTGTCTCAGTTGAAGAATGTGTTCAAGGAGGTGGTTGAAATCTCAGCACAAGACTACGTCAAGGAGGTGAATCAGGCCGGAGAAGGCATCTGGGTGGTGCTGCACCTCTACAAACAGGG CATCCCTCTGTGTACGCTCATCAACCAGCACCTGAGCTTCTTGGCCAGGAAGTTCCCGCAGACCAAGTTCATCAAGTCAATCTCCACCACCTGCATCCCCAACTACCCCGATCGCAACCTGCCCACCATCTTTGTCTATTACGAGGGGGAGATGAAGGCCCAGTTCATCGGTCCCCTGGTCTTCGGGGGCATGAACCTCAAAGTTGAAG AGCTGGAGTGGAGGTTATCAGAGTCCGGGGCGGTGAAGACGGACCTAGAGGAAAACCCGAAGAAGCAAATTGAAGACAAGCTAATGTCGTCAATCAGATGTTCGCTCCCCACACGAAAGGACAGTGActctgaggaagaggacgattag
- the nms gene encoding neuromedin-U — MVRWSRCDWSPLRRRGRFSALKVVHFLNRAEGRGVQTTHTQPPGIETHELSRAEPNRADQCAPSDTASPEPKRTDPEEEERVRTVMTLPTVRQLFILCLFWFLGCCSSTDASPYDQWEDDIAFRKVRGIQGDDLNDVLWRDQDEEQVQNVFKRFLFHYSKARDSVGAVQHESHSVHPLMRLSPKLSQRRKVLLLKI; from the exons ATGGTGCGTTGGAGTCGGTGTGATTGGTCACCTCTACGTAGGAGAGGACGCTTTTCTGCGCTCAAAGTTGTGCACTTTTTAAACAGAGCAGAGGGCAGAGGTgttcagaccacacacacacagccgccAGGGATCGAGACCCACGAGCTGAGCCGAGCAGAACCGAACCGAGCGGACCAGTGCGCACCAAGCGACACAGCCTCTCCAGAACCGAAGCGCACCGatccagaggaagaggagcgagtACGCACAGTCATGACGCTGCCAACAGTGCgacaactttttattttatgcttATTCTGGTTTCTTGGATGTTGCAGCTCAACAG ATGCCAGCCCTTACGACCAGTGGGAAGACGACATAGCGTTCAGAAAG GTGCGTGGCATCCAGGGTGATGATCTGAATGACGTCTTGTGGAGAGACCAGGATGAG GAACAAGTTCAGAATGTTTTCAAAAGA TTTCTGTTTCATTACTCCAAAGCACGTGACTCTGTAGGAGCTGTACAGCACGAG tctCACTCAGTTCACCCTCTGATGCGACTTTCGCCAAAGCTTTCCCAGAGGAGAAAGGTTCTACTTTTG AAGATTTGA